A single region of the Elizabethkingia sp. JS20170427COW genome encodes:
- a CDS encoding phosphoheptose isomerase translates to MELEFKNHLSPILKNGIKNYLIDIDGTITDDIPNEEPERMKTCKPFPDALETINRWYEEGHQICFFTSRTEDLKQITIDWLDQNGFKYHSVLCGKPRGGNYHWIDNHLVRATRYKGKFTDMIEKNVKIEVFKD, encoded by the coding sequence ATGGAGCTAGAATTTAAAAATCACCTTAGTCCTATTCTAAAAAATGGGATTAAGAACTATCTTATTGATATCGACGGTACCATTACCGACGATATTCCTAATGAAGAACCTGAAAGAATGAAGACCTGTAAACCTTTCCCCGATGCTTTAGAAACCATCAACCGTTGGTACGAGGAAGGGCACCAAATTTGCTTCTTCACTTCCCGCACCGAAGACCTAAAACAAATCACCATCGATTGGCTAGACCAAAATGGTTTCAAATACCACAGCGTATTATGTGGAAAGCCTAGAGGTGGCAATTACCATTGGATTGACAATCACCTGGTAAGAGCTACCCGATACAAAGGTAAATTTACCGACATGATAGAAAAAAATGTGAAAAT
- a CDS encoding glycoside hydrolase family 2 TIM barrel-domain containing protein, with translation MITPRFNFNPKKTITMVMLAFVGFGFAQERTSILLDKGWKFTREDNANFQKKEYNDKKWQTVTVPHDWAIYGPFGIDNDKQHMAITQDGQKEALEHAGRTGGLPFVGTGWYRKNITIPEGSAGKKIILQFDGAMSHAVVYINGEKVGNWPYGYNTFYFDISKFVKEGDNQLAVRLENLPESSRWYPGAGLYRNVHLIISEKTRIAHWGTAISTEKLEKDFAKIKINTEVEAPKDAKDLSLLTEIFDDKGNKVAEERAEITSYDELKKAQELIIPQPKAWSVESPTLYRVVSKLYQNGELKDISTSQFGIRTIEIIPDKGFFLNGVKTEFKGVCLHHDLGPLGAAVNKAAIRRQIKIMKEMGVNAIRTSHNMPAPELVEACDEMGMMLMAETFDEWKIPKMKNGYNLLFDEWAEKDAVNLIRHYRNNPSIVMWCIGNEVPEQGSPSGAKVARYLQDIFQREDPTRPVTQGMDNPDGVLKNGMAAMMEVAGFNYRPFRYREEYEKLPQSIILGTETASTLSSRGVYKFPVVRKSMAKYPDHQASSYDVEHCSWSDLPEDNFIQHDDLPYAIGEFVWTGFDYLGEPTPYYTDWPSHSSLFGIVDLAGIPKDRYYLYRSHWNTKENTLHILPHWTWKGREGEVTPIFVYTNYPSAEVFINGKSQGIRKKDLSVDLVKTENKISYENFDRQKRYRLMWMDTRYEPGTVKVVAYDENGKAVEEKTIHTAGAPAKLQLEVDRNVLDHSGKDLAFVKVSVVDKDGNLCPFDEREISIKVNGKGSFKAMANGNPTSLESFQTPKMKAFSGALVAIVEGGETPGKITFEASAKGVKSAATEITVK, from the coding sequence ATGATTACTCCGAGATTTAATTTTAATCCTAAGAAAACCATTACCATGGTAATGCTTGCATTTGTAGGTTTTGGTTTTGCTCAAGAAAGGACCTCTATTTTACTAGATAAAGGTTGGAAATTTACCAGAGAAGATAATGCAAATTTCCAAAAGAAAGAGTATAATGATAAGAAATGGCAAACGGTAACTGTCCCTCATGACTGGGCAATTTATGGACCGTTTGGTATAGATAACGATAAGCAACATATGGCCATTACCCAAGATGGGCAAAAGGAAGCTTTGGAACACGCTGGTAGAACAGGAGGACTCCCTTTTGTAGGAACAGGGTGGTATCGTAAGAATATAACCATTCCTGAGGGAAGTGCTGGCAAAAAGATTATTTTGCAGTTTGATGGTGCAATGAGCCACGCAGTGGTTTATATCAATGGAGAAAAGGTAGGAAACTGGCCTTATGGTTATAATACTTTCTATTTTGATATCAGTAAATTTGTGAAAGAAGGAGACAACCAATTGGCAGTCCGATTAGAAAACCTTCCTGAATCTTCTCGATGGTATCCTGGTGCAGGGCTATACAGAAATGTACATCTTATTATTAGTGAGAAAACAAGAATTGCCCATTGGGGAACCGCTATTTCTACTGAAAAATTAGAAAAAGATTTTGCGAAGATAAAAATCAATACAGAGGTTGAAGCTCCTAAGGATGCTAAAGACTTGAGTTTGCTAACTGAAATCTTTGATGACAAAGGAAATAAAGTAGCAGAAGAAAGAGCTGAGATTACATCTTATGATGAGTTAAAAAAAGCACAGGAACTCATTATACCACAACCTAAAGCTTGGTCTGTAGAGTCGCCTACACTTTATAGAGTGGTAAGCAAGCTTTATCAAAATGGAGAATTAAAGGATATTTCAACCAGCCAATTTGGGATTCGTACCATTGAGATTATCCCGGATAAAGGTTTCTTCCTGAATGGTGTTAAAACCGAGTTTAAAGGAGTATGCCTTCACCATGATTTAGGACCTTTAGGAGCAGCGGTAAACAAAGCTGCCATCCGAAGACAAATTAAGATAATGAAAGAGATGGGGGTAAATGCTATCCGAACATCTCACAATATGCCTGCTCCTGAATTGGTAGAAGCTTGTGATGAAATGGGAATGATGCTAATGGCTGAAACTTTTGATGAGTGGAAAATCCCTAAGATGAAGAATGGCTACAACCTTCTTTTTGATGAATGGGCAGAAAAAGATGCCGTTAATTTAATTCGTCATTACAGAAACAATCCGAGTATTGTAATGTGGTGTATTGGTAATGAGGTGCCAGAACAAGGAAGCCCTAGTGGTGCAAAAGTGGCGAGATATCTTCAAGATATTTTCCAAAGGGAAGATCCAACTCGCCCAGTTACTCAAGGGATGGACAATCCAGATGGAGTGCTTAAAAATGGCATGGCTGCAATGATGGAGGTTGCTGGATTTAACTATAGACCATTTAGATATAGAGAAGAATATGAAAAGCTTCCTCAGAGCATTATCTTAGGTACAGAAACCGCCTCTACTCTTAGCTCTAGAGGTGTGTATAAATTTCCTGTAGTAAGAAAATCTATGGCTAAATATCCAGATCACCAAGCTTCCTCTTATGATGTAGAGCATTGCTCATGGTCTGATCTTCCAGAAGATAACTTTATTCAGCATGATGATTTACCTTATGCGATAGGCGAATTTGTATGGACAGGTTTTGATTATCTAGGAGAGCCTACTCCTTACTATACCGATTGGCCTAGCCATAGTTCTTTATTCGGAATTGTAGATTTAGCTGGGATTCCTAAAGATAGGTATTACCTATACCGCAGCCATTGGAATACCAAAGAGAACACCCTACATATCCTTCCACATTGGACATGGAAAGGAAGGGAAGGAGAAGTAACCCCTATTTTTGTATATACCAATTATCCTTCAGCAGAAGTATTCATCAATGGAAAAAGCCAAGGTATTCGTAAAAAAGATTTATCTGTAGATTTAGTAAAAACAGAAAACAAAATATCTTATGAAAACTTTGATCGCCAAAAGCGCTACCGTCTTATGTGGATGGATACACGTTATGAGCCAGGAACAGTAAAGGTTGTCGCTTATGATGAGAATGGGAAGGCTGTAGAAGAAAAAACGATACACACGGCAGGTGCTCCAGCAAAACTACAACTAGAGGTGGATAGAAATGTACTCGATCACTCCGGGAAAGATCTAGCTTTTGTGAAAGTAAGCGTGGTAGATAAGGATGGGAATCTTTGTCCATTTGATGAGAGAGAAATTTCTATTAAAGTAAATGGAAAAGGAAGCTTTAAAGCAATGGCTAACGGTAACCCAACCAGTTTAGAGTCTTTCCAAACTCCAAAAATGAAAGCTTTTAGCGGTGCATTGGTAGCTATTGTAGAAGGAGGGGAAACTCCAGGAAAAATCACCTTTGAAGCTTCTGCTAAAGGAGTGAAATCTGCAGCTACTGAAATTACCGTGAAGTAA
- a CDS encoding sigma-70 family RNA polymerase sigma factor — protein sequence MNLLEATQHMTEVDLINRILLGEEHLYEVIIRRHNPYLYKIGRSYGYTHDDVEDLMQDTYINVYSHLNSFEGRSSFKTWIVRIMLNQCYQKKQKLGFGLETSIPEDTNDEYYPTHHYISDGNKTVQNMELKAIIEQALLNIPEDYRMVFTLRQMNGLSVRETSELLNISEANVKVRLNRAKAMLQEEVKKIFSLEEIFEFNLIYCDAMVNLVMQAIKDVAIL from the coding sequence ATGAATTTATTAGAAGCTACGCAACACATGACAGAGGTTGACCTTATCAACCGTATCTTACTCGGAGAAGAGCATCTTTATGAAGTAATTATAAGAAGGCATAATCCTTATTTATATAAAATAGGACGCTCTTATGGATATACTCATGATGATGTTGAAGATTTAATGCAAGATACTTATATCAATGTTTATTCTCATCTAAACAGTTTTGAAGGAAGGTCTTCTTTTAAAACATGGATTGTAAGAATTATGCTCAACCAATGTTATCAAAAAAAGCAAAAATTAGGTTTTGGTCTTGAGACAAGCATTCCTGAGGATACAAATGATGAATATTATCCTACTCATCACTATATTTCCGATGGAAATAAAACCGTTCAGAACATGGAACTAAAAGCAATTATAGAACAAGCACTTCTTAATATCCCTGAAGACTATCGCATGGTTTTTACTTTACGCCAGATGAATGGCCTTTCGGTAAGAGAAACATCCGAATTGCTAAATATTTCAGAAGCGAATGTAAAAGTAAGGCTTAACAGGGCTAAAGCAATGTTACAAGAAGAAGTGAAGAAAATCTTCTCTCTTGAAGAAATTTTCGAATTCAACCTCATCTACTGTGATGCAATGGTTAACCTAGTGATGCAGGCCATCAAGGATGTAGCTATTCTATAA
- the rluF gene encoding 23S rRNA pseudouridine(2604) synthase RluF, giving the protein MSQEGIRVNKYLSETGFCSRREADKLIEQGKVTINGRIPEMGTKVFPGDKVCVEGKEISQKEEPRIYLALNKPRGIECTTNLAVKKNIVDFVNHPERIFPVGRLDKDSEGLIIMTNDGDIVNKILRARNNHEKEYIVSVDKPITPDFIEGMRNGVPILNTITQKCKVEKISKYTFRIFLTQGLNRQIRRMSEYFGYTVVALKRIRIINITLDIPVGKYRKITPQEMEELHRLIGDSHKTEEGSLPKPILSLSKVKRPRIHHHHPGKVLKSYPKNRNTKQGPKKG; this is encoded by the coding sequence ATGAGTCAGGAAGGAATAAGAGTAAACAAATATTTGTCTGAAACGGGATTTTGCTCGAGAAGAGAAGCAGATAAATTAATAGAGCAGGGTAAAGTAACCATTAATGGGAGAATTCCAGAAATGGGAACTAAGGTTTTCCCTGGGGATAAGGTATGTGTGGAGGGAAAAGAAATCTCTCAAAAGGAAGAACCTAGGATTTATCTAGCTTTAAATAAACCTAGAGGGATAGAGTGTACCACCAACCTTGCTGTAAAGAAAAATATTGTGGACTTTGTTAATCATCCAGAGCGTATTTTTCCCGTAGGGAGATTGGATAAAGATTCTGAAGGCCTTATCATCATGACCAATGATGGTGATATTGTTAACAAAATCCTTAGGGCTCGTAATAATCACGAAAAAGAATATATTGTAAGTGTCGACAAACCGATTACTCCTGATTTTATCGAAGGAATGAGAAATGGGGTTCCGATTTTAAATACCATTACTCAAAAATGTAAAGTAGAAAAAATAAGTAAGTACACGTTTAGGATATTTCTTACCCAAGGACTTAATCGGCAGATTCGCAGAATGTCCGAATATTTTGGGTATACTGTGGTTGCCTTAAAAAGGATTAGGATTATTAATATTACTTTGGATATTCCGGTAGGAAAATATAGAAAGATTACGCCTCAGGAAATGGAAGAACTCCATCGCTTGATCGGGGATAGCCATAAAACAGAAGAAGGAAGTCTTCCGAAACCGATACTTAGTCTTTCCAAAGTGAAAAGACCAAGGATACATCACCATCATCCAGGGAAAGTGCTAAAAAGTTACCCAAAAAATAGAAATACTAAACAAGGCCCTAAGAAGGGATAA
- a CDS encoding TonB-dependent receptor domain-containing protein yields MITTEIRQSIVKKTLGLTLAFTAAAMAFAQQEKVAVSGTIVDKKGAIVPYTSITFINKADKALSDANLSDDRGIFSLNLTPGAYTLKIEAPGFKDLSIDKTIASAGNIGNLTIEELTGQAAVDSKTQNIQGVTITAQSAKPYKVELDKKTYNPSTDLISKGGNLQDVLTNVPSVTVDTDGTVSMRGSSNIKFLVNGKPSALLGIDDGADALQSIPADQIERIEVITNPSSKFEASGTSGILNIILKKSNKVGFNGSVVGTLGYLPRTSLNTNLSWRKNKLTFFMNGGGGYRERDSRNDTETTYNNVTAPSDPSLSALVYQSQNSKDGGNFRNYNFNTGIVYDISDKTSFNISGMVRNMDGESDATLSTIENRINSGGSFQNSSSRITNGDNTNLAFQGDLGLDHKFDDKGQNISVSLSLQHNKSKNNSNIEETSGNTFISRDTTHRISLNKSLIGKIDYELPIGENSKLEAGYRLDVNQNNYDGTVKSTISNSLLPNYNNSTYYREMFNSVYVQFKSKIGNFGYQLGLRNENSDVKIDYSNLANQVLQKNKKYNDLFPSVYLSYDVANNNQILVNYSRRIDRPRSFFMVPFSNYSNNQNIFEGNIDLNPSYVDSYELGYAIQKRKLTINPTLYYRHATDDDKMLVYRPDERENVFYTKPINLGSNDSYGLDLNFSYDPLSWLKIMGNIDLFGYKTKGIATYDIIDKNGNPGTGTMDFTGSGFSTRARLNTTFKIDKTFSFQLQGMFRGGRKTANQETKDMYGLNLGASKTIWKGNGTLSFNLQDVLNSRAHEVFSYNSDYTRRSYMKWSPRQFSISLTYRFKQGDKFEMKKPKKDINNNYDGGDDAGQMGGGM; encoded by the coding sequence ATGATTACAACTGAAATTAGACAGAGTATTGTTAAAAAAACTTTAGGACTTACCCTAGCTTTTACAGCGGCAGCGATGGCTTTTGCTCAGCAAGAAAAAGTTGCAGTAAGTGGAACTATTGTCGATAAAAAAGGGGCAATTGTTCCTTATACTTCAATTACTTTTATTAATAAGGCAGATAAAGCTCTTTCGGATGCTAACCTTAGCGATGACAGAGGGATATTTAGCTTAAACTTAACTCCCGGGGCTTATACTTTAAAAATTGAAGCTCCAGGTTTTAAAGATTTATCTATTGATAAAACTATTGCTTCTGCTGGTAATATTGGGAATTTGACAATTGAAGAGTTAACAGGCCAAGCGGCTGTTGATAGCAAAACCCAAAATATACAAGGAGTAACCATCACCGCACAGAGTGCAAAGCCTTATAAAGTTGAACTTGACAAGAAAACCTACAACCCTTCTACCGACCTCATCAGTAAGGGAGGAAACCTGCAAGATGTACTTACCAATGTACCATCGGTTACTGTAGATACAGACGGAACGGTTTCTATGAGAGGAAGTTCTAATATCAAATTTTTAGTGAATGGTAAACCATCTGCTCTTCTAGGGATAGACGATGGTGCAGATGCTTTACAATCTATCCCTGCCGACCAAATTGAAAGAATAGAAGTTATCACCAACCCTTCTTCAAAATTTGAAGCTTCTGGTACTTCTGGTATTTTAAATATTATTCTTAAAAAATCTAACAAAGTAGGTTTTAATGGTTCTGTAGTAGGTACTTTAGGATATTTACCTAGAACCAGCCTTAACACCAACCTTAGCTGGAGAAAAAACAAACTTACCTTCTTCATGAATGGTGGTGGTGGCTATAGAGAAAGAGACAGTAGAAATGATACTGAAACCACTTACAATAATGTTACAGCACCTTCAGATCCTTCACTTTCTGCTCTTGTGTACCAAAGTCAAAATTCTAAAGACGGAGGAAACTTCAGAAATTATAACTTCAATACAGGGATTGTTTACGACATCAGCGATAAAACTTCATTCAATATTTCGGGAATGGTCAGAAATATGGATGGGGAAAGTGATGCCACCCTTTCCACTATAGAAAACAGAATCAATTCTGGAGGTAGCTTCCAAAACAGCAGTAGCAGAATTACCAATGGTGACAACACCAATTTGGCCTTCCAGGGGGATTTAGGTTTAGACCATAAATTCGATGATAAAGGTCAAAATATTTCCGTGTCTTTAAGTTTACAGCACAACAAAAGCAAAAATAATTCTAACATAGAAGAGACTTCAGGAAATACTTTCATTTCTAGAGATACCACCCATAGAATATCTTTGAACAAATCCTTAATCGGTAAAATTGATTATGAATTACCTATTGGAGAAAACTCTAAGTTAGAAGCTGGTTACCGACTAGATGTTAACCAAAATAATTATGATGGCACAGTAAAAAGTACCATTAGCAATAGCCTTTTGCCTAATTATAACAACTCTACTTATTACCGAGAAATGTTCAACTCTGTTTATGTACAGTTTAAGAGTAAAATCGGGAACTTTGGCTATCAACTAGGTTTAAGAAACGAAAATTCTGATGTTAAGATCGATTATAGCAATCTTGCCAATCAGGTACTTCAGAAAAATAAAAAATACAACGACTTATTCCCTAGCGTGTATTTAAGCTATGATGTGGCGAATAATAACCAAATTTTAGTTAACTATTCCAGAAGAATAGACCGTCCTAGATCTTTCTTCATGGTACCTTTCTCTAACTATAGCAACAACCAAAATATTTTTGAAGGAAATATAGACCTTAACCCTTCTTACGTAGATTCTTATGAATTAGGTTATGCTATACAGAAAAGAAAGCTTACCATTAACCCTACGCTTTACTATAGACATGCTACCGACGACGATAAAATGCTTGTTTATAGACCTGATGAAAGGGAGAATGTTTTCTATACCAAACCTATTAACCTAGGAAGTAACGATAGCTATGGGCTAGACCTTAACTTCTCTTACGATCCTCTTTCTTGGTTAAAAATAATGGGTAATATTGATTTATTTGGTTATAAGACCAAAGGTATCGCCACTTATGATATTATCGACAAGAACGGTAACCCAGGAACTGGAACTATGGATTTCACGGGTAGTGGTTTCTCTACCAGAGCTAGATTAAACACAACCTTTAAAATTGATAAAACCTTTAGCTTCCAACTTCAAGGGATGTTTAGAGGAGGACGTAAGACAGCCAATCAAGAAACTAAAGATATGTATGGCTTAAATTTAGGAGCATCTAAAACTATCTGGAAAGGAAACGGAACTTTAAGCTTCAACCTTCAGGATGTTCTTAACTCTAGAGCTCACGAAGTATTTAGCTACAACTCGGATTATACCAGAAGAAGTTATATGAAATGGAGCCCAAGACAATTCTCTATTTCCTTAACTTACCGCTTCAAGCAAGGGGATAAATTCGAAATGAAAAAACCTAAAAAAGACATTAACAACAACTATGACGGCGGCGATGACGCCGGGCAAATGGGAGGCGGAATGTAA
- the mltG gene encoding endolytic transglycosylase MltG, with the protein MKKVVIIIVLALLAVGGFLGWRLYKKSFESNVQKEGYVLIPSHSNLAQVMDSLSPYLKNPEDFKKAAIAKGLEGKIKAGRYHIQMGASNRTLVNKLKAGLQTEDTFRIKDFDDVYQMIGRVSKKTEADSLEFVKAFNLIARKKNLNNAEDLKPFFFADTYNFYWTVSPENFFEKFEKDYNQFWTHENITKEKKLGLSRVQVYALASIVQKESGGKKDEQERIAGLYLNRYKKGMKLQSDPTVIYAVNKELNFTKTINRVYFKDLQIDSPYNTYRNIGIPPGPICIVNKTSVESVLNAEKNDFIYMVADTKRPGYHLFTSDAKEHMKNAEIYRDWLNKQQIK; encoded by the coding sequence ATGAAAAAAGTAGTTATCATTATCGTACTTGCCCTACTAGCTGTAGGGGGATTCTTGGGCTGGAGGCTTTATAAAAAAAGCTTCGAGAGTAATGTCCAAAAAGAAGGTTATGTACTTATCCCTAGCCATTCTAACTTGGCACAAGTAATGGATTCTCTTTCCCCTTATTTAAAAAATCCTGAAGACTTTAAAAAAGCAGCTATTGCAAAAGGTTTGGAAGGAAAGATTAAAGCTGGAAGATACCATATCCAAATGGGTGCTAGCAACCGAACTTTAGTTAATAAGTTAAAGGCGGGATTACAAACTGAAGACACCTTCAGAATCAAAGATTTTGATGATGTGTACCAAATGATTGGTAGAGTTTCTAAAAAAACAGAAGCCGACTCTTTAGAATTTGTAAAAGCTTTCAACCTTATTGCAAGAAAGAAAAACCTGAACAATGCTGAAGATCTAAAACCATTCTTCTTTGCGGATACTTACAACTTCTACTGGACTGTAAGCCCTGAAAATTTCTTTGAGAAATTTGAAAAAGATTACAACCAATTTTGGACTCATGAAAATATTACCAAAGAAAAAAAATTGGGTCTAAGCCGTGTACAAGTATATGCCTTAGCATCTATCGTACAGAAAGAATCGGGAGGGAAGAAAGACGAGCAAGAAAGAATTGCTGGCCTCTACCTCAACCGCTACAAAAAAGGAATGAAATTGCAAAGCGACCCTACAGTGATTTACGCTGTAAACAAGGAGCTTAATTTCACCAAAACTATTAATAGAGTTTATTTTAAAGATTTACAAATAGACTCTCCGTACAATACTTATAGGAATATAGGAATTCCTCCTGGGCCTATCTGTATTGTCAATAAAACTTCTGTAGAAAGTGTATTAAACGCTGAAAAGAATGATTTTATCTATATGGTTGCAGATACCAAAAGACCAGGATATCATCTCTTTACCAGCGATGCTAAAGAGCATATGAAAAACGCCGAAATCTACAGAGATTGGCTCAATAAACAACAAATAAAATAA
- the dapF gene encoding diaminopimelate epimerase: MKFYKYQGTGNDFVMIDNRDLSFPKSTQLIHQLCDRRFGIGGDGLILLENNETEDFKMVYYNADGNESTMCGNGGRCLVAFAHFLKIFENKTTFNAIDGLHEAEINGELVKLKMIDVKQIENHENYSVLNTGSPHYVQFVEQVENYNVYEEGKKIRNNEIFHQEGINVNFVSKISDNELFVRTYERGVEDETYSCGTGVTASALTFMQNNHQSSVAVKVLGGNLKVYAEKSGDYYHNIWLEGPAQQVFSGEINIK, translated from the coding sequence ATGAAATTTTATAAATACCAAGGTACAGGAAACGATTTTGTCATGATTGACAATAGAGACCTTAGCTTTCCGAAAAGCACCCAGCTTATCCACCAACTTTGCGACAGAAGATTTGGGATAGGTGGTGATGGTCTCATTTTATTAGAAAATAATGAAACCGAAGACTTTAAAATGGTCTATTACAACGCTGATGGCAATGAAAGTACCATGTGCGGTAACGGTGGTAGATGCCTAGTAGCTTTTGCCCATTTTTTGAAAATATTCGAAAATAAAACCACTTTTAATGCCATTGATGGTTTACATGAAGCCGAAATCAATGGTGAGCTTGTAAAGTTGAAAATGATCGATGTAAAACAAATCGAAAACCACGAAAACTATTCGGTTCTTAACACAGGTTCCCCACATTATGTGCAATTTGTAGAGCAAGTAGAAAACTACAATGTATATGAAGAAGGAAAAAAAATAAGAAATAATGAAATTTTTCACCAAGAAGGTATCAACGTTAATTTCGTAAGTAAAATCTCTGATAATGAATTATTTGTAAGAACTTATGAACGCGGTGTAGAAGACGAAACCTACAGTTGCGGTACAGGAGTTACAGCATCGGCTTTAACTTTTATGCAAAATAATCATCAAAGTTCAGTAGCGGTAAAAGTTTTGGGTGGAAACCTAAAAGTTTATGCAGAGAAAAGTGGAGACTACTATCATAATATTTGGTTGGAAGGTCCTGCTCAGCAAGTATTTTCAGGAGAAATTAATATTAAGTAA
- the mtaB gene encoding tRNA (N(6)-L-threonylcarbamoyladenosine(37)-C(2))-methylthiotransferase MtaB, whose amino-acid sequence MNSTIKSAAFYTLGCKLNFAETSTIARQLTDAGYQKVSFDDPANVYVINTCSVTDNADKECKLIVKRAQKANPEGLIIIIGCYAQLKPEEISEIYGVDLVLGAKEKFNILSYLGDLKKSEEHAEIHSCEVEEANFFIGSYSIGDRTRAFLKVQDGCDYKCTYCTIPLARGISRSDTMENIIHNAKEISNKGIKEIVLTGVNIGDYGKGEFGNKKHEHTFLELVTELNKVEGIERIRISSIEPNLLKDETIDLVTKSESFVPHFHIPLQSGSDEILKKMKRRYLTELYKNRVAKIREVLPNACIGVDVIVGFPGETEEEFLKTYQFLNELPISYLHVFTYSERENTEATEMEGVVPVHERKRRNKMLRILSEKKKMAFYQTQLGNTLPVLWEHENKEGLMHGYTENYVRVQKPFDENSINEIEMVTLHQIEADGTVSIL is encoded by the coding sequence ATGAATTCAACTATAAAATCAGCGGCGTTTTATACCTTGGGATGCAAGTTAAATTTTGCAGAAACCTCCACCATAGCACGCCAACTTACAGATGCTGGATACCAAAAAGTATCCTTTGATGATCCCGCAAATGTGTACGTGATCAACACTTGTTCTGTAACCGATAATGCCGATAAAGAGTGTAAACTAATCGTAAAGAGAGCTCAGAAAGCTAATCCTGAAGGGCTTATCATTATTATCGGTTGCTATGCTCAGCTAAAACCTGAAGAGATATCAGAGATATACGGAGTAGATTTGGTACTAGGAGCCAAGGAAAAATTCAACATTTTAAGTTACCTAGGCGACCTTAAAAAATCTGAAGAACATGCTGAAATCCATTCTTGTGAAGTAGAAGAGGCTAATTTCTTTATTGGATCTTACTCGATTGGCGACAGAACCCGAGCTTTTCTTAAAGTTCAGGACGGTTGTGATTACAAATGCACCTACTGTACCATTCCTTTGGCTAGGGGGATTTCTCGTTCCGACACTATGGAAAATATCATCCATAACGCAAAGGAAATTTCCAACAAGGGAATTAAAGAAATTGTCCTAACAGGTGTAAATATTGGAGACTATGGTAAAGGAGAATTTGGCAATAAGAAACATGAACACACCTTCCTTGAGCTGGTTACCGAACTCAACAAAGTAGAAGGTATCGAGAGAATCCGAATTTCATCTATAGAACCCAACCTTCTAAAGGATGAGACCATAGATTTGGTTACCAAGAGCGAAAGCTTCGTTCCTCACTTCCACATTCCTTTACAATCTGGAAGCGATGAGATTTTGAAAAAAATGAAGCGTAGGTACCTTACCGAGCTCTACAAAAACAGAGTAGCTAAAATACGCGAAGTCCTTCCTAATGCTTGTATAGGAGTGGATGTTATCGTAGGCTTTCCTGGGGAAACCGAAGAGGAATTTTTGAAAACCTACCAATTCCTTAATGAATTGCCTATTTCCTACCTTCACGTTTTCACTTACTCGGAAAGGGAAAATACCGAAGCTACAGAAATGGAAGGGGTAGTTCCTGTCCATGAAAGAAAGAGAAGAAACAAAATGTTGCGTATTCTTTCTGAGAAAAAGAAAATGGCTTTCTACCAAACTCAGCTAGGAAATACCCTACCTGTACTTTGGGAGCATGAAAACAAGGAAGGCCTTATGCACGGATATACCGAAAACTATGTGCGTGTACAAAAACCTTTTGATGAAAACAGTATCAACGAGATAGAAATGGTTACCCTTCACCAAATTGAAGCCGACGGAACCGTTAGCATTTTGTAA